A segment of the Macrobrachium nipponense isolate FS-2020 chromosome 4, ASM1510439v2, whole genome shotgun sequence genome:
attATGGAAAATAATGGTGATAATAACTATCTATTAATATagtaaaaacatgaaaattcCAGAATTCTCACAATTAAGATGTTTTCcttaagtgataaaaaaaaccccaTGCCTGTCCTAAGAGGAAACTGTGTTTCAAGGAATTTCAAATCCCAGATTAATCCTTCCACAACTGCTATAACCATGGTTAATAcagcaatatagtactttctaATAATAAGCATACTGATGTGAAACATTAATTTACATGAATCACAACTCTTAGGAGATTTGTTGGCAGATATTAAAGCTCATTATCCCTTCCCTAACTCTAATTTGTTTGAAGACTCAACTGCtctcttttcaaaatattatattgtaCAGAGAAATTACTGCAGTTTTTTCTAGCTGATTTCATCTTATTCTCAATCATTTgtgttataatgaaaaataatgatctaTAATATACAAAAGAGGAGACTGGAGCTTGtgaattacttcaaaatattgctAAAACATGAAAAGTACATGAATATGAAATGAATGAAACAGCAAGATGTCTAAGAAACCTCTGTTAATCTGGGAAGCAAAGCATACACCTAACTCAACAGCAGATGGTGAGCTAGGCATGTTCTACATTCTCTTTTCAACGCTTCCAGTTTGTGTGACTGGGTCCATTTCACAAAGATCAATGCTAATTATGATTAACAGGTTTCATATgtcataaattttttctttatcttctacATTTTATTGATTGCGCAAGGCTAAGGTTTGACAAATTCCTATATCAACAAGTATAGCTTATGGAAATTACCTGTGGTAAATACCATGCAACAGTTACAACTCATACTCACTTCAATCCTTGTTCTACATCTCCTATTTGGTAATACATGTTTGCCAGCTTTAAATAACCCTCAGTGTTGTCCTGGGTAAGTTTAGTTGTGACACGTATATCAGCAATGGCACTCATCATATCCCCAACACCTTGGTAGGCCTCTACACGTAAGTCACGCAATGCAGCATCCCACGGGCAGTGCTATCAGGGAAGAACCGACCAGTTGATCATCAACACTACTAACATAAAATTGTACTCAGACATTAATAAATAGGTTTTAAGAGTATGATCATAAGATTAAAAATGCAACAATCCACACAATTCAGAATAACACTACCCATGAGGGTCACTTATGATTAGATATGCATAATTGTATTCTGCAGAATAAGAGAATATTTCACTTCTTGTTAATGTATACACTTTCATagacattcttcataaaaaaacagCACATGACTAAACTATCTTGTTACTGAGAACActgtattagatatattatactgTGTATTTAAAGTACaggtataatatatagaaaagtgTTAAGGGAAACTGGTACAAtatgaaaaaccataaataaacaaaactattaaCAAGCAGTATTAAGTGCTCTCTTTTAAGTACACAAAACTAAACAGCTTTTTACTGCACAAGAATAACTTACAAGCTAAAATGAAGTAAAAGATCATTTTAATTTCCCATACGACAAAATTTCTCTGCCTTTAATGACTCAAGCTGTTGCTTGGGGTTGCTCATTGTGATTCTACTAAAGACATAATTCTATTCAGTTAGCATTGGTAAATCTTATTGTGCAAATACAAATATCTCCCTCACAAACATGACATTTCTATAAGaagacaaaattttatatatcctTAGCAAATAGCTATTAGTTTCATTTATTCCCAACGGGACCAGTCTCGCCCTCTAGCGAGAAAGTTAGGAACGACTCAGCAAACAATACTCATCCCGTTTATGCTCGTCCAtcggggggaggagggagggctccaatCAATGtagtaattacttgataagtataaCTAAAAATGTTTCCCTCCACGATATCATGCCAGCAACTAAAATTCATGATATACTCccaattttttaaacttttaaaaactcAAAATCATGAGAAACAAAGAATGATCATACTACCAGTAGGTCGAATCTCGAATGGATGTAAGAGATATATACCACTTGAAAGCTAATGAGGTAGAGGCTGTTTAACATCTTTACCTTtgtcaaaaggagaaaaatgctGCTCCCAAAAATCTGAGAATGTCTCAGAAGATAAAAGTCCATTAGGGTAAAGGGCAAGATGTTCTAATCAGAGGATGAGACGAGTTCTTGCAATAACATCCTGGTTACAACTGCCTGGGATTCCGATTTTCTAAGAAATACCACACCATCCAGCCAGGCAGAAACCTCTCTATTCCTCCTCAGAGTCACAGAGCCCTCTTAACTATCAGAGAACAAGCTGTAGTTGCTGTCAGCAATTCTAATCATAGGAAAAGATTAGCTCTTGCTAAAGCAACATAATTCCAGGATGGTCTTCGTACCTGAAAAttcaaaaagaaaggaaaatctattctcctcgGAAACAACGTGAGCATTACTGGGCACTCAGAGCAACAGCTGCCCCTGGAAGACACGGATGTCTGCAAAACTTTTAAGGGACAATGAAAAGGATCCAGGTCTTCGGCCAGTCCCTGTCCTTGACTGAAATCCCATGCAAAGATGAGTAAATTatatcttctttttatttgcttggGTGTGTCAGAAactttaaaggaaaatatgataGGGATGCCAAGGAACTAGGTCTTGGTGCTTACACATAAGTTATACAGTTCGATACCTCAtaatactgtaattacaaaaGGGACAGATGTCTTGCAGAGGAGACACAGGGCCTGAGAAACTAGTTTCAGAAAGTTGACCCCAGGTCTGGAAGACAAGAAGATTGACTTACACAACTTGTAATAGTCTCTGCAATACATTAAGGAAAGATCTCCCAATTGATAATCCTCCGTAGTCTGGAGTCTGTCTGGTGAAAATCAGACTACCTCAGTACATCTTTTGAAGTGAGGTAGTCTGAGAAGATATGGCGAGGGAGGATCCTGTAGGATCCATCCACAACCGAAAAGGTTTATGAACCATGATATAGGCTGAAATAGAGCTAAACATACCATATACCTGGAGATAGTCTAAAACATCGTCATAGTCCTCCTTGATTGTGATGAAGTTGTGGGGGAAGGGAGGTTCGACAGATCAGACTATAGCACGGAATTTGATGCAAAAGGAGGAAGACACTGATTGCTTGAAGGGCCCAGACAGGTCTGTCCCATAGATTCCACAAATCTAAGCAGTCAGGAAATTGACAGTCCCCTCCTGACATCACAGTATGTCTGATAAGACTCAAGTTCTATGAACTGATCGAGGGAACAGAAGGCATTAGATTTTTCCGATAACCAGGGATTGCCTGGACTTGTTCTAATTTTTCCAAACCTAACCTGTACCTCTGAAAGGACCAAAGATTTTAACATGCAATTAAAAGGACTTTCAACATATTCTGGCAAATTTTTCCATCAAAATTACCTTGGTTTTACAAAACCCTCTTTTTACCTTGACTTCACATTTTTAACATCCTAAGAACCACATGAACATCTTACATTGATGTGGAAATGCAGTAAAGAAAACTTCCTAAATGGACACATGCATGACCATAATTAACTTAAATAGTATCAAGGATAACTCTTACCTCTATCACACTTTTGAGAATCAGAATAGCGTGATTGTAGCGTCCTGTTCTTACGTGGGAATACGCTTCCAAGATATCTCGTTTCAATGGTTCTATTGAGGTGTACAACCTATTAGCTTCCTCATGTGCTGGATCTTTCCgtaactgcaataaaaaaaatgaatgctgaATAAGTATTCAATTTTTACAAGCAAGTTTCTTGTGGAGGCTGTGAAAGTCCAATGTACTGTGATATGACGAACTGGAAAAAGGAAACAGACAATCTCTCTTAGTAATTTCACTTACCACATGTTCAAGATCTATATGAGCTTCTTCAAGTCTTCCCAGTTTGACTAGAACCCCTGCTCTTTGTGCTCTAGCTGCAGTAAAGTCTGGTTTTGAGTCTAATGACTTCATCCAATCTTGGAGACCTTGTCGGGAGCGCCCAAGGGCAAGATATACAGTCGCTCGGCGATAGTAAGTCAAATAATTATTAGGATCACCATCTGCAATTCAGTGAAATTTAAAATCAGTTATGCAATACAAAATCTACTTCTACAACAAATCACaataaaataaaccaataaaaattcAGATACCATGGCTTTACgatatgtttttcttttcccgTTCACTGTACACATGCCAGTAGAAATTCTAACTATCAACTGTACAAGACAACTATAACCACAACTTCAGTTACAATATCAGTTTCACCAAATTATCTGGCAGTGTGATGAAAAGATCATTGAGGCGTTCACAATATCAAGGGTCCCCAGAGCTCCaagtcgcatttttttttttttgttttttttttttttttttttgctccaaagtCTTCTAAAAAACTATCCTATTTTACCCATGGAAAAGCATATTGCATATGTAGATCCAAAGTGGTTGAAAATCCATTATCTAACAGGGGTGCAGGGGGTGCTGATGTTGCGTGTTTGAAAAAGCcaatttacaaacttttttttctcacaattttttttttttctaatcagccCTTGGAGACCCAtaatattgtgaacgcctcaGTTCGGAAATGAACATTTGCTACTGCTTTGTTTTAGTTGTTAATACGTATTTGTCACAGTCATAACTGCATGTTGGAGGAAaggttgaaaatttaaaaaataaaggctcTCACCCACTAGCTGATCTCAAGCCCAAGTATAAAaacatttgtaatattttttggcTGCTTTGCTCATGCAACTAGTACTTAAATACTGATGCTCATTTTAAAAGTACCACAGATGCTGAAACGTTTGTAATTTGTGGAACAATGCTCCTGCAACATTTATTCAATCAGTTGCATCTTCTGTGATTATCCAGCCTCTCGCTGGTGCACCCATTGCTGGGATCTTCCATGACAGCTTTGTATTAGAATGAACAGCCTTCCACATAATGTTTTTTTGACAGCTTTGTATTAAAATAGTCTAAACATAATTGAGAACAAGCTAGACTGATCTTttatatggcatttttcataaggGACCAGTTTCCTATAAGCAGGATATTTGTCTGAGAAATTACAACTCAAGGACTGGGGAACTGTTGTACCAAGAAGAGAGTGGATACTTCCTGGAACCAAGAGTCTCTTCCCTGGGGTATGAATTTGCTTATGCCAAATTCATACCCCATCATTAGGAAGTAagtttacatgcttttgtttATGTGGATATTCAAATTCTCCGGATTTATGTGTTGGCCAGATGACATGCTGGATAAAATTTTCTGGTATAGGCTCAAAATGTTACCAGACCTTATTGTAATGAAATTAATGATTAACATACAAACGACTTACCTCACTTAGCGATAGCAGCTGGAACATGAGCTCACTATGCAAAGAGGAACTTTTCTTTCATACAATGAAGTATCACGTGGATGTGTACTACAATCCCCTCAAAATAGCTAAATTCtttgaatacttaaaacccccgtaaaaaaaattaataaaaaaaatataaaaatgcctGTAGTACCTGAGTATttcaagttttatcacaaaaagtgcattcagtcatgaaaatatgaaaatacagtaattaatgaatatttctctgtgaaaaatactgcaaataggcaaattttctatGAATAATGTGTACATATAACGaatatgttccatagagaaaaTCCGTGAATAGGTGATCCCTTAAATTATGAGACCACAAATAGCAGGGGTTTGACTGTACTAATGGGTTTGTAAGAAACTTGTTTTATTATAAGACATCTATTAGGGTCATGCgtgaatatttgtttttgtttataaacacagaaaaagaaaataagtaaagtgAACACTCTACGATGTCACCAACACCAGTGGCTAGCAATCACTGAAAGCATCCTCAATAGAAGAAACACggaaaagcaaagaaaaacacTCTGTAAGGTTCAATGCAAAGTGATCCATTAATTTCCCACAACAGAAAAGTAATGTAGCAAAAGATGAAAGGTGATATTTATGTGTTATGGACAACTACGTACAGCAACTGAGACAATGTTTactggaaataatgaaaaaaagctcAGTGGGATTGTCCAAGAAATGATTACCGCTGGTAAAAAAGTAATCAAgtacaattataaatatacagtggtacctcgagatacgaaaggctcaacttatgaaaaaactcgagatacgaaagcaaatacgaaaaatttacggctctacatacgccaccaactgagtagactcgccaccatcctcccgctctcccattggttcctgatgctagtcaccgccatgagatccttctctcctattggtcagcatccctcccatcatacATCTATGTAGCGGCATGCTTCTttggccactgcacggcatcatctgtatcgtacgcaTGCGGTTTTCGttcgttctaatgattttgtttattaacgtaaatttgttagggatttcgttgtagtataatttatcgtgttgtgtgagaactttactacatatgtttacgtactacataacataattacgtacagtatatacgtagtcatgggtcccatgaaacttgaaattcacggaaagaagaggatgctctctttggagacgaagatagagattatcaagaagtatgaagctggtatgcgattgagtgtgatcgccaaggaatacgaccaAAATCATT
Coding sequences within it:
- the LOC135211292 gene encoding dnaJ homolog subfamily C member 3-like — encoded protein: MTVFSSQKRTAYSLWIIFLTLDFDIWEVKCTSVAEVDRHLQMGVQMLAKGQLHDALSHFHAAIDGDPNNYLTYYRRATVYLALGRSRQGLQDWMKSLDSKPDFTAARAQRAGVLVKLGRLEEAHIDLEHVLRKDPAHEEANRLYTSIEPLKRDILEAYSHVRTGRYNHAILILKSVIEHCPWDAALRDLRVEAYQGVGDMMSAIADIRVTTKLTQDNTEGYLKLANMYYQIGDVEQGLNEIRECLKLDPDHKNCFTLYKKIKKINKILNDAQEYVNNKEYEECVNSANKVHIISVDFQ